Proteins found in one Cellulomonas palmilytica genomic segment:
- a CDS encoding RsmB/NOP family class I SAM-dependent RNA methyltransferase: protein MSPHEHGGSHPRRGQGGGPGRSGSGRPGSGRPGSGERGSGERGSDERRDARGRQRGAARVEGRGQRSAQVPSQRARTADVARATAYDVLRAVDEGDSYANLVLPPLLRERGVRGRDAAFATELTYGTLRLRGRYDAVVEQAAGREVTRIDPPVLDLLRLGAHQLLGMRVPAHAAVSQTVGLARERVGAGASQFVNAVLRAVARDELDAWLTLIGDAADPQESDAVARLAVTQSHPEWVVRALREALVGDGRAPDDVADLLAADNAAPRVALVARPGLVTPEELREQAGAEAVPGRVSPVAVLPGGGDPAGVDAVRTGRAGVQDEGSQLVALALAAAPLDGRDERWLDLCAGPGGKAALLAALAAQRGARLVANEVQPHRARLVEQSLRAVATSAVEAVRTGDGREVGATEPGAYDRVMVDAPCTGLGALRRRPESRWRRTPADLVGLAALQRELLGSALRAVRPGGVVAYVTCSPHLAETRLVVTDAVRAAAKVGIVVETLDARAVARDVAAGPLDLVGDRLDLQLWPHVHGTDAMHLTLLRRR, encoded by the coding sequence ATGAGTCCGCACGAGCACGGCGGGAGCCACCCGCGGCGCGGCCAGGGCGGTGGGCCGGGTCGGTCCGGCTCCGGTCGTCCCGGCTCCGGTCGTCCGGGTTCCGGCGAGCGTGGTTCCGGCGAGCGGGGTTCCGACGAGCGTCGGGACGCACGCGGGCGGCAGCGCGGCGCGGCGCGTGTCGAGGGACGCGGGCAGCGCTCCGCGCAGGTACCGTCGCAGCGCGCGCGGACGGCCGACGTCGCGCGCGCGACGGCGTACGACGTGCTGCGCGCGGTCGACGAGGGCGACTCGTACGCCAACCTCGTCCTGCCGCCGCTGCTGCGCGAGCGCGGCGTGCGCGGCCGGGACGCGGCGTTCGCGACCGAGCTGACGTACGGGACGCTGCGCCTGCGCGGGCGGTACGACGCGGTGGTCGAGCAGGCGGCGGGCCGTGAGGTCACGCGCATCGACCCGCCCGTGCTCGACCTGCTGCGCCTGGGCGCGCACCAGCTGCTCGGCATGCGCGTGCCGGCGCACGCGGCGGTCTCGCAGACCGTCGGCCTCGCGCGCGAGCGCGTCGGGGCGGGCGCGTCGCAGTTCGTCAACGCCGTGCTTCGCGCGGTCGCGCGCGACGAGCTGGACGCGTGGCTGACGCTGATCGGTGACGCGGCGGACCCGCAGGAGTCCGACGCGGTCGCGCGGCTCGCGGTCACGCAGAGCCACCCCGAGTGGGTCGTGCGGGCGCTGCGCGAGGCCTTGGTGGGCGACGGCCGGGCGCCGGACGACGTCGCGGACCTGCTCGCCGCGGACAACGCGGCGCCACGCGTCGCGCTCGTCGCGCGGCCGGGCCTGGTGACGCCCGAGGAGCTGCGCGAGCAGGCGGGCGCCGAGGCCGTGCCGGGCCGCGTCTCGCCCGTCGCGGTGCTCCCGGGCGGCGGCGACCCCGCGGGTGTCGACGCGGTGCGCACGGGACGCGCGGGCGTGCAGGACGAGGGCAGCCAGCTCGTCGCGCTGGCCCTCGCGGCGGCACCGCTGGACGGCCGTGACGAGCGCTGGCTCGACCTGTGCGCGGGTCCCGGCGGCAAGGCCGCGCTCCTGGCCGCGCTCGCCGCGCAGCGTGGCGCGCGGCTCGTCGCGAACGAGGTCCAGCCGCACCGCGCCCGACTCGTCGAGCAGTCCCTGCGGGCGGTCGCGACGAGCGCGGTCGAGGCGGTGCGGACGGGCGACGGGCGCGAGGTGGGGGCGACCGAGCCGGGCGCGTACGACCGTGTGATGGTCGACGCGCCGTGCACGGGCCTCGGCGCGCTGCGACGCCGCCCGGAGTCGCGGTGGCGGCGCACGCCCGCGGACCTCGTGGGCCTGGCGGCGCTGCAGCGCGAGCTCCTGGGCTCGGCGCTGCGCGCGGTGCGGCCCGGCGGCGTGGTCGCGTACGTGACGTGCTCCCCGCACCTCGCGGAGACGCGCCTGGTGGTGACGGACGCGGTGCGCGCCGCGGCCAAGGTGGGGATCGTGGTCGAGACGCTCGACGCGCGGGCCGTGGCGCGCGACGTCGCGGCGGGGCCGCTCGACCTCGTCGGCGACCGGCTCGACCTGCAGCTGTGGCCGCACGTGCACGGCACCGACGCGATGCACCTGACGCTGCTGCGGCGGCGCTGA
- the fmt gene encoding methionyl-tRNA formyltransferase, which produces MRLLFAGTPSPALASLEALLASRHEVVAVLTRPDARSGRGRSLAPSPVKERALEAGIPVLTPRTLRDDAVVEEIRALGVDAAPVVAYGNLVPASLLAVPTHGWVNLHFSVLPAWRGAAPVQHAIMAGDEVTGATTFLLEEGLDTGPVLGTLTETIRPRDTAGDLLDRLAVAGATLLVRTLDALEDGHLTPVAQPLDGISHAPKVEVEDARVRWGAPAHVVDRRIRGCTPAPGAWTTLPDGTRLGLGPVTQVADVSDLAPGEVRAGKREVLVGTAGHAVRLGEVTPPGKRAMPAADWARGARLAEGTVLGTDLGTDLGTDLGTDLGTVPGAGVGTAGGAA; this is translated from the coding sequence ATGCGTCTGCTGTTCGCCGGTACCCCGTCGCCCGCGCTGGCGAGCCTCGAGGCCCTCCTCGCGTCACGTCACGAGGTCGTGGCCGTCCTCACGCGCCCCGACGCGCGCTCGGGCCGCGGGCGGTCGCTCGCCCCGAGCCCCGTCAAGGAGCGCGCGCTCGAGGCGGGCATCCCCGTTCTCACGCCGCGCACGCTGCGCGACGACGCGGTGGTCGAGGAGATCCGCGCGCTCGGCGTCGACGCCGCGCCCGTCGTCGCGTACGGCAACCTCGTGCCCGCGTCGCTGCTCGCGGTGCCCACGCACGGCTGGGTCAACCTGCACTTCTCGGTGCTGCCCGCCTGGCGCGGGGCGGCACCCGTCCAGCACGCGATCATGGCGGGCGACGAGGTCACGGGCGCCACGACGTTCCTGCTGGAGGAAGGGCTGGACACCGGACCCGTGCTCGGCACGCTCACCGAGACCATCCGACCGCGCGACACGGCGGGCGACCTGCTCGACCGCCTCGCGGTCGCCGGCGCGACGCTCCTGGTGCGCACGCTCGACGCGCTCGAGGACGGGCACCTCACGCCCGTCGCGCAGCCGCTCGACGGCATCAGCCACGCGCCGAAGGTCGAGGTCGAGGACGCGCGCGTGCGGTGGGGCGCGCCCGCGCACGTCGTCGACCGCCGCATCCGCGGCTGCACGCCGGCGCCCGGAGCCTGGACGACGCTGCCGGACGGGACGCGTCTGGGACTCGGACCGGTCACGCAGGTCGCGGACGTGAGCGACCTCGCGCCGGGCGAGGTGCGCGCGGGCAAGCGCGAGGTGCTCGTCGGGACTGCGGGGCACGCCGTGCGGCTCGGCGAGGTGACGCCTCCCGGCAAGCGCGCGATGCCCGCGGCGGACTGGGCACGCGGCGCGCGCCTTGCGGAGGGCACGGTGCTCGGCACGGATCTCGGCACGGACCTCGGCACGGATCTCGGCACGGATCTCGGCACGGTCCCGGGCGCGGGCGTCGGCACGGCCGGCGGTGCCGCATGA